A genomic region of Hippoglossus hippoglossus isolate fHipHip1 chromosome 8, fHipHip1.pri, whole genome shotgun sequence contains the following coding sequences:
- the mapk8ip3 gene encoding C-Jun-amino-terminal kinase-interacting protein 3 isoform X4 has product MMELQIDEVVYQDDYGSGSVMSERVSGLANSIYREFERLIRSYDEEVVKELMPLVVNVLENLDGVLTENQEHEVELELLKEDNEQLITQYEREKALRKQAEEKFIEFEDALEAEKKDLQVQVEFLELQGKQLELKTKNYSDQITRLEERESDTKKEYNALHQRHTEMIQTYVEHIERSKMQQAGTNSQSEGPGCGRTKAERPPSLSLYPSGEGMVRGGLGGARMMPGKDTWQVSELGQSISSSAYQEDGSESDSVAATPSSTGSKSNTPTSSVPSATVTPINEGCLPNSEFDAMRAGNHRKSAKRLSRNMEVQVSQETRNVSIGMGSSDEWSEFQEIIDSTPELDMCVDHRGYGGGNSPSQGIVNEAFGINTDSLYHEIKDAKSDIIGDVDAGAELLGEFSVRDDFFGMGKEVENLLTENKQLLETKNALNIVKNDLIAKVDELSGVQEVLREELEAVRQSKNKVDARVKELEEELKRLRAEALGASRDSKDEGADDFSSPMQDGDMTMTQRRRFTRVEMARVLMERNQYKERLMELQEAVRWTEMIRASRESPPITEKKKSTIWQFFARLFSTSSSPPPVKRPYYSVNIHYKSPSPAGFSQRRSQTMCQISTSNRTLEFFPEELASNGVASLLSDSAVLARREQRREQYRQVREHMRRDDGIMQACGWSVPSRFKQTGGQTDTAQESPLKRQQTTNEKDDNRMKNVPVPVYCRPLVEKDPNRKLWCAAGVDLSGWRAGSQESPPSRALLGGSDPLHADEDGAEKKSSHTSPEKRKSKELQETDSMNSRVWILTSTHSASKVVIIDANQPGSLVDQFNVCNAHVLCISSVPAASESDYPAGEIVLDPGDAGTGAGEDTGSVENMLAGITLVGCATNCSVARSNCSSRTDTPIMDKGQAPTAPPMNGKIHPAQSAEEATEATEVSESTANHTMGSGPPGPFTEHVFTDPQPRPTDVSDRNGGLSKEESSQPPESEDGCDDSKSYTSVAPTMWLGAQNGWLYVHSAVGNWKKCLHSIKLKDSVLSLVHVKGRVLVALADGTLAIFHRSEDGQWDLSNYHLMDLGRPHHSIRCMAVVHDKVWCGYKNKIHVIQPKSMQIEKSFDAHPRRESQVRQLAWIGDGVWVSIRLDSTLRLYHAHTHQHLQDVDIEPYVSKMLGTGKLGFSFVRITALLIGGNRLWVGTGNGVIISIPLTETVVLHRGQLLGLRANKVSPTSSGGVIHVYGDDGSEKSSGSFIPYCSMAQAQLCFHGHRDAVKFFVSVPGNVLATLNGSVLDSPSEGQGSTAPPETEAQSVHNVLVLSGGEGYIDFRIGDGEDDETEEGESGGATQMKPALCKAERSHIIVWQVSYVPE; this is encoded by the exons ATGATGGAGCTGCAGATCGACGAGGTGGTCTACCAGGACGACTACGGCTCCGGCTCCGTGATGTCGGAGCGGGTGTCGGGCCTGGCCAACAGCATCTACCGGGAGTTCGAGCGGCTGATCCGCAGCTACGACGAGGAGGTGGTGAAGGAGCTGATGCCGCTGGTGGTGAACGTGCTGGAGAACCTGGACGGGGTGCTCACCGAGAACCAGGAGCACGaagtggagctggagctgctgaaggaggACAACGAGCAGCTCATCACCCAGTACGAGCGGGAGAAGGCGCTGAGGAAGCAGGCGGAGGAG AAATTCATTGAGTTTGAAGATGCCTTGGAAGCTGAGAAGAAGGACCTGCAGGTACAGGTGGAGTTTCTGGAGCTGCAGGGGAAACAGCTGGAGCTCAAGACAAAGAACTACTCCGACCAAA tcacTCGGCTGGAGGAGCGAGAGTCAGACACGAAGAAAGAGTACAACGCTCTGCACCAGCGCCACACTGAG ATGATCCAGACGTACGTCGAGCACATAGAGCGGTCCAAAATGCAGCAGGCAGGGACCAACAGCCAATCGGAAGGCCCCGGCTGTGGACGAAC CAAAGCGGAGCGCCCGCCGTCGTTGAGCCTGTACCCCAGCGGCGAGGGCATGGTACGTGGGGGTCTCGGGGGGGCTAGGATGATGCCCGGGAAAGACACCTGGCAGGTCAGCGAGCTCGGCCAGTCAATCTCCAGCTCTGCCTATCAG GAGGATGGATCCGAGTCCGACTCAGTAGCAGCCACGCCCAGCAGCACGGGGAGCAAGTCCAACACACCCACCTCCTCCGTCCCCTCCGCCACCGTCACCCCGATCAACGAGGGCTGCCTCCCCAACTCCGAGTTCGATGCCATGCGGGCCGGGAACCACAGGAAAAGTGCCAAGCGGCTCAGCCGGAATATGGAAGTGCAGGTTTCCCAGGAAACCAGGAACGTCAGCATCG GTATGGGAAGCAGTGATGAGTGGTCCGAGTTCCAGGAGATCATCGATTCTACTCCTGAGCTCGACATGTGTGTGGACCACCGCGGGTACGGGGGAGGAAACAG ccCCTCCCAGGGCATCGTGAACGAGGCCTTCGGCATCAACACCGACTCCCTTTATCACGAGATCAAAGACGCCAAGTCGGACATCATCGGAGACGTAGATGCAGGCGCCGAGCTGCTCG GCGAGTTCTCAG TCCGCGATGATTTCTTCG GGATGGGCAAGGAGGTGGAGAACCTGCTGACAGAGAACAAACAGCTCCTAGAGACCAA AAACGCTCTGAACATTGTGAAAAACGACCTTATTGCCAAAGTGGACGAGCTGTCGGGGGTGCAGGAGGTGCtgagggaggagctggaggccgTGAGGCAGTCGAAGAACAAGGTGGACGCCAGAgtcaaggagctggaggaagaacTCAAGAG GTTAAGAGCCGAAGCTCTCGGTGCGTCTCGGGACTCTAAGGATGAAGGAGCGGATGAT TTCTCATCGCCCATGCAGGACGGCGACATGACAATGACCCAGCGGCGGCGATTCACCCGGGTGGAGATGGCGCGCGTGCTGATGGAGAGGAACCAGTACAAAGAGAGACTGATGGAACTGCAGGAGGCCGTACGGTGGACGGAAATGATCAG GGCGTCCCGGGAGAGTCCTCcaatcacagagaaaaagaagtcAACCATCTGGCAGTT CTTTGCACGTCTCTTCAGCACGTCGTCCAGCCCTCCGCCGGTCAAGCGGCCGTACTACAGCGTCAACATCCACTACAAGTCGCCCTCGCCGGCCGGCTTCTCTCAGCGACGCAGCCAAACCATGTGTCAGATCTCCACCTCCAACCGCACGCTGGAGTTCTTCCCCGAAGA ACTGGCCAGTAACGGTGTTGCGTCTCTCCTCAGTGACTCGGCGGTCTTAGCCCGCCGAGAGCAGCGGCGTGAACAGTACCGGCAGGTCCGCGAGCACATGCGCCGCGATGACGGCATCATGCAGGCCTGTGGCTGGAGTGTGCCGTCACGCTTcaaacag ACTGGTGGTCAGACGGACACCGCTCAGGAAAGCCCGCTGAAGAGACAACAG ACCACCAACGAAAAAGACGATAATCGCATGAAGAATGTTCCTGTCCCGGTGTActgtcgccccctggtggagaaGGACCCCAACAGGAAG ttGTGGTGTGCGGCAGGCGTGGACCTGTCAGGATGGAGGGCCGGCAGCCAGGAGTCGCCACCAAGCAGAGCCCTGTTGGGCGGCAGCGATCCCCTGCACGCTGACGAGGACGGAGCGGAGAAGAAGAGCAGCCACACGTCCCCGGAGAAGAGGAAG TCAAAGGAGCTCCAAGAAACAGACAGCATGAACAGTCGAGTGTGGATACTCACCAGCACTCACTCTGCCAGCAAGGTGGTCATCATCGACGCCAACCAGCCGGGCTCACTGGTCGACCAGTTCAACGTCTGCAACGCCCACGTGCTCTGCATCTCCAGCGTCCCAG ctgCCAGTGAGAGCGACTACCCAGCAGGAGAGATCGTGTTGGATCCGGGTGACGCTGGCACCGGCGCAGGCGAGGACACCGGTAGTGTGGAGAACATGTTGGCCGGTATCACTCTCGTCGGCTGCGCCACCAACTGCAGCGTTGCCCGTAGCAACTGCTCCTCACGCACTGATACCCCCATAATGGACAAAGGACAAG CCCCCACTGCTCCCCCCATGAACGGGAAGATTCACCCTGCACAGTCGGCCGAGGAAGCCACTGAAGCCACAGAGGTCTCAGAGTCAACAGCCAACCACACGATGGGATCCGGCCCTCCAGGACCATTCACCGAGCACGTCTTCACCGATCCCCAGCCTCGTCCTACAGACGTCTCCGACAG AAACGGAGGCCTGTCCAAAGAGGAATCGTCTCAGCCTCCAGAGTCAGAGGACGGATGCGACGATTCCAAAAGCTACACGAGCGTGGCCCCCACCATGTGGCTCGGGGCCCAGAACGGCTG GCTCTACGTGCACTCGGCCGTTGGAAACTGGAAGAAGTGTCTCCACTCCATCAAACTCAAAGACTCGGTGCTCAGCTTGGT GCATGTGAAAGGTCGTGTGCTGGTCGCCCTCGCTGACGGGACCCTCGCCATTTTCCACAGATCAGAGG ACGGCCAGTGGGATTTGTCCAACTACCACCTCATGGACCTCGGTCGGCCTCATCACTCCATCCGCTGCATGGCGGTCGTCCACGACAAGGTGTGGTGCGGCTACAAGAACAAGATCCACGTCATCCAGCCCAAGAGCATGCAGATCGAG AAGTCCTTCGACGCGCACCCCCGCAGGGAGAGCCAGGTGCGGCAGCTAGCGTGGATCGGCGATGGCGTGTGGGTGTCGATCCGGCTCGACTCCACCCTGCGCCTCTACCACGCCCACACGCACCAGCACCTCCAGGACGTGGACATTGAGCCGTACGTCAGCAAGATGCTGG GTACCGGCAAGCTGGGCTTCTCCTTCGTGCGAATCACGGCGCTTCTGATCGGTGGGAATCGCCTGTGGGTAGGAACTGGGAACGGTGTGATCATCTCCATCCCACTGACGGAGA CGGTGGTCCTTCACCGGGGACAGCTCCTGGGTTTGAGGG CCAATAAAGTGTCTCCAACATCCTCCGGGGGAGTCATCCACGTGTACGGCGACGACGGCTCTGAAAAGAGCAGCGGCAGCTTCATCCCCTACTGCTCGATGGCACAGGCCCAGCTCTGTTTCCACGGACACCGAGACGCAGTCAAGTTCTTCGTATCAGTGCCCG gcaaTGTTCTGGCCACCCTGAATGGCAGCGTGCTGGACAGTCCGTCTGAGGGGCAGGGCTCCACAGCGCCCCCAGAGACCGAGGCCCAGAGTGTTCACAACGTGCTGGtgctgagtggaggagagggcTACATCGACTTCCGTATCG gcGATGGAGAAGACGACgagacggaggagggagagagcggtGGGGCCACGCAGATGAAACCTGCCTTGTGCAAAGCGGAGCGGAGCCACATCATCGTCTGGCAGGTGTCTTACGTACCCGAGTGA
- the mapk8ip3 gene encoding C-Jun-amino-terminal kinase-interacting protein 3 isoform X9 encodes MMELQIDEVVYQDDYGSGSVMSERVSGLANSIYREFERLIRSYDEEVVKELMPLVVNVLENLDGVLTENQEHEVELELLKEDNEQLITQYEREKALRKQAEEKFIEFEDALEAEKKDLQVQVEFLELQGKQLELKTKNYSDQITRLEERESDTKKEYNALHQRHTEMIQTYVEHIERSKMQQAGTNSQSEGPGCGRTKAERPPSLSLYPSGEGMVRGGLGGARMMPGKDTWQEDGSESDSVAATPSSTGSKSNTPTSSVPSATVTPINEGCLPNSEFDAMRAGNHRKSAKRLSRNMEVQVSQETRNVSIGMGSSDEWSEFQEIIDSTPELDMCVDHRGYGGGNSPSQGIVNEAFGINTDSLYHEIKDAKSDIIGDVDAGAELLGEFSVRDDFFGMGKEVENLLTENKQLLETKNALNIVKNDLIAKVDELSGVQEVLREELEAVRQSKNKVDARVKELEEELKRLRAEALGASRDSKDEGADDFSSPMQDGDMTMTQRRRFTRVEMARVLMERNQYKERLMELQEAVRWTEMIRASRESPPITEKKKSTIWQFFARLFSTSSSPPPVKRPYYSVNIHYKSPSPAGFSQRRSQTMCQISTSNRTLEFFPEELASNGVASLLSDSAVLARREQRREQYRQVREHMRRDDGIMQACGWSVPSRFKQTGGQTDTAQESPLKRQQTTNEKDDNRMKNVPVPVYCRPLVEKDPNRKLWCAAGVDLSGWRAGSQESPPSRALLGGSDPLHADEDGAEKKSSHTSPEKRKSKELQETDSMNSRVWILTSTHSASKVVIIDANQPGSLVDQFNVCNAHVLCISSVPAASESDYPAGEIVLDPGDAGTGAGEDTGSVENMLAGITLVGCATNCSVARSNCSSRTDTPIMDKGQAPTAPPMNGKIHPAQSAEEATEATEVSESTANHTMGSGPPGPFTEHVFTDPQPRPTDVSDRNGGLSKEESSQPPESEDGCDDSKSYTSVAPTMWLGAQNGWLYVHSAVGNWKKCLHSIKLKDSVLSLVHVKGRVLVALADGTLAIFHRSEDGQWDLSNYHLMDLGRPHHSIRCMAVVHDKVWCGYKNKIHVIQPKSMQIEKSFDAHPRRESQVRQLAWIGDGVWVSIRLDSTLRLYHAHTHQHLQDVDIEPYVSKMLGTGKLGFSFVRITALLIGGNRLWVGTGNGVIISIPLTETVVLHRGQLLGLRANKVSPTSSGGVIHVYGDDGSEKSSGSFIPYCSMAQAQLCFHGHRDAVKFFVSVPGNVLATLNGSVLDSPSEGQGSTAPPETEAQSVHNVLVLSGGEGYIDFRIGDGEDDETEEGESGGATQMKPALCKAERSHIIVWQVSYVPE; translated from the exons ATGATGGAGCTGCAGATCGACGAGGTGGTCTACCAGGACGACTACGGCTCCGGCTCCGTGATGTCGGAGCGGGTGTCGGGCCTGGCCAACAGCATCTACCGGGAGTTCGAGCGGCTGATCCGCAGCTACGACGAGGAGGTGGTGAAGGAGCTGATGCCGCTGGTGGTGAACGTGCTGGAGAACCTGGACGGGGTGCTCACCGAGAACCAGGAGCACGaagtggagctggagctgctgaaggaggACAACGAGCAGCTCATCACCCAGTACGAGCGGGAGAAGGCGCTGAGGAAGCAGGCGGAGGAG AAATTCATTGAGTTTGAAGATGCCTTGGAAGCTGAGAAGAAGGACCTGCAGGTACAGGTGGAGTTTCTGGAGCTGCAGGGGAAACAGCTGGAGCTCAAGACAAAGAACTACTCCGACCAAA tcacTCGGCTGGAGGAGCGAGAGTCAGACACGAAGAAAGAGTACAACGCTCTGCACCAGCGCCACACTGAG ATGATCCAGACGTACGTCGAGCACATAGAGCGGTCCAAAATGCAGCAGGCAGGGACCAACAGCCAATCGGAAGGCCCCGGCTGTGGACGAAC CAAAGCGGAGCGCCCGCCGTCGTTGAGCCTGTACCCCAGCGGCGAGGGCATGGTACGTGGGGGTCTCGGGGGGGCTAGGATGATGCCCGGGAAAGACACCTGGCAG GAGGATGGATCCGAGTCCGACTCAGTAGCAGCCACGCCCAGCAGCACGGGGAGCAAGTCCAACACACCCACCTCCTCCGTCCCCTCCGCCACCGTCACCCCGATCAACGAGGGCTGCCTCCCCAACTCCGAGTTCGATGCCATGCGGGCCGGGAACCACAGGAAAAGTGCCAAGCGGCTCAGCCGGAATATGGAAGTGCAGGTTTCCCAGGAAACCAGGAACGTCAGCATCG GTATGGGAAGCAGTGATGAGTGGTCCGAGTTCCAGGAGATCATCGATTCTACTCCTGAGCTCGACATGTGTGTGGACCACCGCGGGTACGGGGGAGGAAACAG ccCCTCCCAGGGCATCGTGAACGAGGCCTTCGGCATCAACACCGACTCCCTTTATCACGAGATCAAAGACGCCAAGTCGGACATCATCGGAGACGTAGATGCAGGCGCCGAGCTGCTCG GCGAGTTCTCAG TCCGCGATGATTTCTTCG GGATGGGCAAGGAGGTGGAGAACCTGCTGACAGAGAACAAACAGCTCCTAGAGACCAA AAACGCTCTGAACATTGTGAAAAACGACCTTATTGCCAAAGTGGACGAGCTGTCGGGGGTGCAGGAGGTGCtgagggaggagctggaggccgTGAGGCAGTCGAAGAACAAGGTGGACGCCAGAgtcaaggagctggaggaagaacTCAAGAG GTTAAGAGCCGAAGCTCTCGGTGCGTCTCGGGACTCTAAGGATGAAGGAGCGGATGAT TTCTCATCGCCCATGCAGGACGGCGACATGACAATGACCCAGCGGCGGCGATTCACCCGGGTGGAGATGGCGCGCGTGCTGATGGAGAGGAACCAGTACAAAGAGAGACTGATGGAACTGCAGGAGGCCGTACGGTGGACGGAAATGATCAG GGCGTCCCGGGAGAGTCCTCcaatcacagagaaaaagaagtcAACCATCTGGCAGTT CTTTGCACGTCTCTTCAGCACGTCGTCCAGCCCTCCGCCGGTCAAGCGGCCGTACTACAGCGTCAACATCCACTACAAGTCGCCCTCGCCGGCCGGCTTCTCTCAGCGACGCAGCCAAACCATGTGTCAGATCTCCACCTCCAACCGCACGCTGGAGTTCTTCCCCGAAGA ACTGGCCAGTAACGGTGTTGCGTCTCTCCTCAGTGACTCGGCGGTCTTAGCCCGCCGAGAGCAGCGGCGTGAACAGTACCGGCAGGTCCGCGAGCACATGCGCCGCGATGACGGCATCATGCAGGCCTGTGGCTGGAGTGTGCCGTCACGCTTcaaacag ACTGGTGGTCAGACGGACACCGCTCAGGAAAGCCCGCTGAAGAGACAACAG ACCACCAACGAAAAAGACGATAATCGCATGAAGAATGTTCCTGTCCCGGTGTActgtcgccccctggtggagaaGGACCCCAACAGGAAG ttGTGGTGTGCGGCAGGCGTGGACCTGTCAGGATGGAGGGCCGGCAGCCAGGAGTCGCCACCAAGCAGAGCCCTGTTGGGCGGCAGCGATCCCCTGCACGCTGACGAGGACGGAGCGGAGAAGAAGAGCAGCCACACGTCCCCGGAGAAGAGGAAG TCAAAGGAGCTCCAAGAAACAGACAGCATGAACAGTCGAGTGTGGATACTCACCAGCACTCACTCTGCCAGCAAGGTGGTCATCATCGACGCCAACCAGCCGGGCTCACTGGTCGACCAGTTCAACGTCTGCAACGCCCACGTGCTCTGCATCTCCAGCGTCCCAG ctgCCAGTGAGAGCGACTACCCAGCAGGAGAGATCGTGTTGGATCCGGGTGACGCTGGCACCGGCGCAGGCGAGGACACCGGTAGTGTGGAGAACATGTTGGCCGGTATCACTCTCGTCGGCTGCGCCACCAACTGCAGCGTTGCCCGTAGCAACTGCTCCTCACGCACTGATACCCCCATAATGGACAAAGGACAAG CCCCCACTGCTCCCCCCATGAACGGGAAGATTCACCCTGCACAGTCGGCCGAGGAAGCCACTGAAGCCACAGAGGTCTCAGAGTCAACAGCCAACCACACGATGGGATCCGGCCCTCCAGGACCATTCACCGAGCACGTCTTCACCGATCCCCAGCCTCGTCCTACAGACGTCTCCGACAG AAACGGAGGCCTGTCCAAAGAGGAATCGTCTCAGCCTCCAGAGTCAGAGGACGGATGCGACGATTCCAAAAGCTACACGAGCGTGGCCCCCACCATGTGGCTCGGGGCCCAGAACGGCTG GCTCTACGTGCACTCGGCCGTTGGAAACTGGAAGAAGTGTCTCCACTCCATCAAACTCAAAGACTCGGTGCTCAGCTTGGT GCATGTGAAAGGTCGTGTGCTGGTCGCCCTCGCTGACGGGACCCTCGCCATTTTCCACAGATCAGAGG ACGGCCAGTGGGATTTGTCCAACTACCACCTCATGGACCTCGGTCGGCCTCATCACTCCATCCGCTGCATGGCGGTCGTCCACGACAAGGTGTGGTGCGGCTACAAGAACAAGATCCACGTCATCCAGCCCAAGAGCATGCAGATCGAG AAGTCCTTCGACGCGCACCCCCGCAGGGAGAGCCAGGTGCGGCAGCTAGCGTGGATCGGCGATGGCGTGTGGGTGTCGATCCGGCTCGACTCCACCCTGCGCCTCTACCACGCCCACACGCACCAGCACCTCCAGGACGTGGACATTGAGCCGTACGTCAGCAAGATGCTGG GTACCGGCAAGCTGGGCTTCTCCTTCGTGCGAATCACGGCGCTTCTGATCGGTGGGAATCGCCTGTGGGTAGGAACTGGGAACGGTGTGATCATCTCCATCCCACTGACGGAGA CGGTGGTCCTTCACCGGGGACAGCTCCTGGGTTTGAGGG CCAATAAAGTGTCTCCAACATCCTCCGGGGGAGTCATCCACGTGTACGGCGACGACGGCTCTGAAAAGAGCAGCGGCAGCTTCATCCCCTACTGCTCGATGGCACAGGCCCAGCTCTGTTTCCACGGACACCGAGACGCAGTCAAGTTCTTCGTATCAGTGCCCG gcaaTGTTCTGGCCACCCTGAATGGCAGCGTGCTGGACAGTCCGTCTGAGGGGCAGGGCTCCACAGCGCCCCCAGAGACCGAGGCCCAGAGTGTTCACAACGTGCTGGtgctgagtggaggagagggcTACATCGACTTCCGTATCG gcGATGGAGAAGACGACgagacggaggagggagagagcggtGGGGCCACGCAGATGAAACCTGCCTTGTGCAAAGCGGAGCGGAGCCACATCATCGTCTGGCAGGTGTCTTACGTACCCGAGTGA